In one Flammeovirga yaeyamensis genomic region, the following are encoded:
- a CDS encoding SDR family NAD(P)-dependent oxidoreductase — MTEEDKQPLSEQQIDECIKILQTLSADAVQLYDLSEEKRVALIKAAGQLSRPNREEFGKRKKDIKKAAKRKEQERNKHARKSTGIRSAREASVFVAPRILENMEIPDTPELTSPRNCYVCKTEYTKLHHFYDQMCPKCGDYNYAKRFQSADLTGQVAVVTGSRLKIGYHITLILLRAGATVVATTRFPVDSAERFSKEPDFKEWGHRLKIHGLDLRHIPSVEIFCNFIEQQYDRLDILINNAAQTVRRPAGFYEHLMAGEEQPFEALSASAQSVLKDHIYCLTELSELSQTSESAKNGRLPVKWSTSEAGIGLRASAQLSQIPYSFDNSIATKEVFPVGKLDADLQQVDLRKTNSWRLRLGEIETPEMVEVQLVNSIAPFVLCNRLSKLMEKDYTGKKHIINVSAMEGKFHRFHKEDRHPHTNMAKAALNMMTHTSAGSLAKKGIFMNAVDTGWVTDEDPVHLSQKKEELHDFQPPLDIVDGAARVLDPLIDGINTGKHWSGKFLKDYMPIDW; from the coding sequence ATGACAGAAGAGGACAAACAGCCGTTAAGTGAGCAACAGATTGATGAATGCATCAAAATATTGCAGACACTATCCGCTGATGCAGTACAACTGTATGACTTGAGTGAAGAAAAACGTGTTGCCCTAATTAAAGCGGCAGGTCAATTAAGTAGACCTAACCGTGAAGAGTTTGGTAAGCGTAAAAAAGATATAAAGAAAGCTGCCAAAAGAAAGGAGCAAGAGAGAAACAAACACGCTAGAAAATCTACTGGTATTCGTAGTGCTCGTGAAGCAAGTGTTTTTGTGGCTCCTCGAATTTTGGAGAACATGGAAATTCCAGATACTCCTGAATTAACTTCTCCTAGAAACTGCTACGTTTGTAAAACTGAGTACACAAAACTACATCATTTCTACGATCAAATGTGTCCAAAGTGTGGTGATTACAACTATGCAAAACGTTTCCAAAGTGCCGACCTTACAGGTCAGGTAGCAGTAGTGACGGGCTCTCGATTAAAAATCGGATACCATATCACTTTAATTCTTTTGAGAGCAGGTGCTACAGTAGTGGCTACGACTCGTTTCCCTGTGGATTCGGCAGAACGTTTCTCTAAGGAGCCTGATTTCAAAGAATGGGGTCATCGCTTAAAGATTCATGGATTGGATTTACGTCATATCCCATCAGTTGAAATCTTCTGTAACTTTATCGAGCAACAATACGATCGCTTGGATATTCTGATCAACAATGCCGCTCAAACGGTAAGGAGACCTGCTGGTTTCTACGAGCATTTGATGGCCGGAGAAGAGCAACCGTTCGAAGCATTATCAGCTTCAGCTCAAAGCGTATTGAAAGATCATATCTACTGTCTAACGGAACTTTCGGAATTATCACAAACAAGTGAAAGTGCTAAAAATGGTCGTCTTCCTGTAAAATGGAGTACTTCTGAAGCGGGTATCGGCTTAAGAGCATCGGCTCAACTTTCGCAAATTCCTTATAGCTTCGATAACAGTATCGCTACGAAAGAGGTATTCCCTGTAGGTAAACTAGATGCCGATTTACAACAAGTCGATCTAAGAAAAACCAACTCATGGAGACTTCGTTTAGGGGAGATCGAAACACCAGAAATGGTCGAAGTACAATTGGTCAACTCTATCGCTCCTTTCGTCTTGTGTAACCGTCTTTCTAAATTGATGGAAAAGGATTACACTGGTAAGAAACACATCATCAACGTGTCGGCGATGGAGGGTAAATTCCACCGTTTCCATAAAGAAGACCGTCACCCTCACACCAATATGGCGAAAGCGGCCTTGAACATGATGACGCACACATCTGCAGGTTCTTTGGCTAAAAAAGGTATTTTCATGAATGCTGTGGATACGGGTTGGGTAACTGATGAAGACCCGGTACACTTATCACAGAAAAAAGAAGAATTACACGATTTCCAACCTCCTTTGGATATCGTCGATGGTGCGGCAAGAGTGCTTGATCCGCTGATCGATGGTATTAATACAGGAAAACATTGGTCGGGTAAATTCTTGAAAGATTATATGCCGATTGATTGGTAA
- a CDS encoding Kelch repeat-containing protein, with amino-acid sequence MKKINFLLLFVSFAFIYFGCSESEVDPPQTEDTETEDTEIEDFITAFYVVNEFVDDTTKNEIFTGAVDNDTKNIDLEIKSLDSIGYKVVVELADSSVSVISTLDETTDFSQPELEFKVGYNGDEYPYTISTNFTRIPVVSLVKDFYLVNGTDTVFSEINTEDDIVTLYFKEYETIGLEAEIELLEGTKVVTELTSSTDYDSLQNSEIIIEYNNTQYSLKYKVEKLFSKRAYHSSVVFDNEIYVIGGTDGNRLNDVWKSSDGGKSWVEVTSSAPFTERYTHSNVVLGNDIYVIGGASEGRLNDVWKSSDGGKSWVEVTSSAPFTKRADQSSLVLNNEIYVIGGYDGTRLNDVWKSSDDGKSWVEVTSSAPFTERSSHNSVVLGDDIYVIGGYYENYNRLNDVWKSSDGGKSWVEATSSAPFTKRSGHSCVVLGDDIYVIGGSDENYNRLNDVWKSSDGGKSWVEVTSSATFTKRTDHSSLVLDNEIYVIGGDNGYGKLNDVWKSSDGGKNWVEVSNFK; translated from the coding sequence ATGAAAAAAATCAATTTTTTACTCCTCTTTGTATCATTTGCCTTCATTTATTTTGGCTGTTCAGAAAGCGAGGTAGATCCTCCTCAAACTGAAGACACAGAAACTGAAGATACAGAAATTGAGGACTTTATCACTGCTTTTTATGTAGTAAATGAATTCGTTGATGACACAACAAAGAATGAAATATTTACAGGTGCTGTTGACAATGACACAAAAAATATCGACTTAGAAATTAAATCATTAGATTCTATAGGATATAAAGTGGTTGTTGAATTAGCTGATAGTAGCGTATCTGTTATCAGTACATTGGATGAAACCACAGACTTTTCTCAACCTGAATTAGAGTTCAAAGTTGGGTATAATGGAGATGAATATCCTTATACGATAAGTACTAACTTTACGAGAATTCCTGTAGTGAGCCTTGTAAAAGATTTTTATTTGGTAAATGGTACCGATACCGTTTTTTCTGAAATAAATACTGAAGATGATATAGTTACTTTATATTTTAAGGAGTATGAAACCATTGGGTTAGAAGCTGAAATAGAATTATTGGAAGGGACTAAAGTTGTTACGGAATTAACATCCTCCACAGATTATGACTCTCTTCAAAACAGTGAAATAATTATAGAATATAATAACACTCAATATTCATTGAAATACAAAGTGGAAAAATTATTTTCTAAAAGAGCATATCACAGCAGTGTAGTGTTTGATAATGAAATTTATGTGATTGGAGGGACTGATGGAAATCGTTTAAATGATGTTTGGAAGTCCTCGGATGGTGGAAAGAGTTGGGTAGAGGTAACTTCATCAGCTCCATTTACTGAAAGGTATACTCACAGCAACGTGGTGTTAGGTAATGATATCTATGTTATTGGTGGGGCTAGTGAAGGACGTTTAAATGATGTTTGGAAGTCCTCGGATGGTGGAAAGAGTTGGGTAGAGGTGACGTCATCAGCTCCATTTACTAAAAGAGCTGACCAAAGCAGCTTAGTATTGAATAACGAAATTTATGTAATCGGTGGGTATGATGGAACACGTTTAAATGATGTTTGGAAGTCTTCAGATGACGGAAAGAGTTGGGTAGAGGTAACTTCATCAGCTCCATTTACTGAAAGGTCTAGTCACAACAGCGTGGTGTTAGGTGATGATATCTATGTGATCGGTGGGTATTATGAAAATTACAATCGTTTAAATGATGTTTGGAAGTCTTCAGATGGCGGAAAGAGTTGGGTAGAGGCAACGTCCTCGGCTCCATTTACTAAAAGATCTGGTCACAGCTGTGTAGTGTTAGGTGATGATATTTATGTAATTGGAGGGTCTGATGAAAATTACAATCGCTTAAATGATGTTTGGAAGTCCTCGGATGGTGGAAAGAGTTGGGTAGAGGTGACGTCATCAGCTACATTTACTAAAAGAACTGACCACAGCAGTTTAGTGTTGGATAACGAAATTTATGTTATTGGCGGGGATAATGGTTATGGTAAATTAAATGATGTTTGGAAGTCCTCGGATGGTGGAAAGAATTGGGTAGAAGTATCAAATTTTAAATAA
- a CDS encoding hybrid sensor histidine kinase/response regulator transcription factor, with protein sequence MAKFFKYILTYLFLLCSILAYCTPNKLPNFSGSVTNILQDKEGYMWFATWDGLYKYDGYELTVFGERNYQPLLDKKISAIMEHSNGKIWIGTDNNGIFIYDKKTDSFQHLTQDSESARTLNIKRITSFDEDNLGNIWIGTQGNGLAYYNINEKLFKAYTQRDFGDLFDIQVFQDLVVSVHYDKNGFVWFGTMQGLACMDIKTEEISLLEGTDYKGVYSIFQTEENEIWCSNKQGIFTTRFENTELKGEFVTHLINNKKSSLTPSPSKKNTLWFMTSNDVFTIDLKEKKLKKSKEFDAKSGFSTIFEDRSGVLWVGTHFGVYTLDLYKKPIRPLLNKEIDPVVTIEEHNGVVWAGTINGKLFYEASENEDGTGVYVQHPHRFEQISQIRYFDNNVWVSTVGKGIYILDEKTARIKKEYQLSDKIINPYVMSMVKSNYDDTFWIGCWDAGLAYFDASKDKFVSLNSGKVRELFNVPIVKIFPVAKGEIWLGTRGEGLWKINYTEDYKVTNVSQFNVKTPTMNTSLIADIVEKDHQTLLVATENGLFEFLRDRDHFSQKNIPNRLLKATISSLEKSADNTIWGTTLTYAFQWNDKGFFSFSTEDGLANERFYNNSKKITSKGNILFGGEKGIDILNIENFSLSPYDVFPIISMFYLNGEHIHPGEKVDTNILLDDVIQNKAKLQLNHDQNSFSFYLATLNYTKGDKKNFKYKLQGVDQDWKETTGENHVVRYNGLMPGKYTFQVKASNVDGKWSDQVKSIDITITPIWYKSIYAYVVYAILLLAIILFVMVWWRRRVHKANEEKYEHLKMRDERIEYERKVNFFTNLSHELRTPLTLVLGPIEQIAKNNKVQTELQEPLGIAFRNAQRLLRLTDQLMFLTKSQHGQMRLNIKQEESNLLIKDATDAFKHVAKKRNVNYSINYSEQLQPSVFIDKVMFEAVLYNILSNAFKYNVENGGVWVTTSTVSFEEIQAKFVGYKGNQPDKYARQYLRIEVKDSGIGIKKEDLESIFDRFYQVKTKNDAGSGIGLAFAKSIIEVMKGIIYVESEVSLGSKFTLLIPSDEDFYSLEEKENESAELVSKLLYSNTEKLQFDSPDEKKVEAEKVEKEELILIVEKSKEIQEYIGSILEKEYKIMFAENGLEAYEKVLKYYPSLVISEIYLEGMDGLQLTEKIKLGEKTKHTPVILLSSNPDTQERIKALESGSDSFIAKPFSPKHMDVRVHQLLKARSNIMVLDTKETKKKKAAPKKVEISFEDQVRIIIEKNLSEVEFSIPELAKELDMSNIQLYRKMKTETGMPPVEFVRNIRLQKALDLLKTSDLNISEIAYEVGFNDPQYFRKSFKKQFGQTPTQYRKPIKN encoded by the coding sequence ATGGCTAAATTTTTCAAGTATATACTAACTTATCTGTTCTTGTTATGTTCAATTTTAGCCTATTGTACTCCAAATAAATTACCTAATTTTTCGGGTTCTGTGACCAATATACTTCAAGACAAAGAAGGATACATGTGGTTTGCAACTTGGGATGGTTTATACAAGTACGATGGGTATGAATTAACGGTATTTGGTGAAAGAAATTATCAACCATTATTGGACAAAAAGATCTCTGCTATTATGGAACATTCCAATGGCAAGATATGGATTGGTACTGATAATAATGGCATTTTTATTTACGATAAGAAGACAGATTCCTTTCAACATTTAACTCAAGATTCTGAGTCTGCAAGAACGTTAAACATCAAGCGTATTACTTCTTTTGATGAAGATAATTTAGGTAATATTTGGATTGGTACACAAGGGAATGGTTTAGCCTACTACAACATCAACGAGAAATTATTCAAAGCTTATACCCAAAGAGATTTTGGTGACTTATTCGATATTCAGGTTTTCCAAGACTTGGTTGTTTCTGTGCATTACGATAAAAATGGATTCGTTTGGTTTGGTACGATGCAAGGGTTGGCTTGTATGGATATTAAAACCGAAGAAATTTCATTGCTGGAAGGAACGGATTATAAAGGAGTGTATTCCATTTTTCAGACGGAAGAAAATGAAATTTGGTGTTCAAATAAACAAGGAATTTTCACCACTCGTTTTGAAAATACAGAATTGAAAGGAGAGTTTGTCACTCATCTGATCAACAATAAAAAGTCATCTTTAACTCCATCCCCTTCTAAGAAAAATACGCTGTGGTTTATGACATCAAATGATGTATTTACCATAGATTTGAAAGAGAAGAAATTAAAGAAGTCCAAAGAATTTGATGCTAAAAGTGGCTTCTCTACGATCTTTGAAGATAGAAGTGGAGTACTTTGGGTAGGGACTCACTTTGGAGTATATACCTTAGATTTGTACAAAAAACCAATTCGACCTTTACTCAATAAAGAGATTGATCCAGTTGTCACCATTGAAGAACATAATGGTGTTGTTTGGGCAGGGACCATCAACGGAAAACTGTTTTATGAGGCATCAGAAAACGAAGATGGTACAGGTGTTTATGTTCAACACCCACACCGTTTCGAGCAAATCTCACAAATCAGATATTTCGATAATAACGTTTGGGTAAGTACTGTCGGAAAAGGCATTTATATTTTAGATGAAAAAACAGCACGCATAAAGAAGGAATACCAATTGTCAGATAAGATTATCAACCCTTATGTGATGTCGATGGTGAAGAGTAATTACGACGATACTTTTTGGATTGGCTGCTGGGATGCTGGTTTAGCCTATTTTGATGCTTCTAAAGATAAGTTTGTTTCTTTAAATTCTGGAAAAGTAAGGGAGTTGTTTAATGTACCTATTGTCAAGATTTTTCCAGTGGCCAAAGGGGAAATTTGGTTAGGAACAAGAGGAGAAGGCTTGTGGAAAATAAATTATACTGAGGATTATAAAGTAACCAATGTATCACAATTTAATGTAAAAACACCTACTATGAACACTTCTCTTATAGCTGATATAGTAGAGAAGGATCATCAGACATTATTGGTGGCTACAGAAAATGGTTTATTTGAATTTCTGAGAGATCGAGATCATTTTTCTCAAAAGAATATACCGAATAGATTACTAAAAGCAACCATCAGTAGTTTAGAGAAATCTGCTGATAATACAATTTGGGGGACCACCTTAACCTATGCTTTTCAGTGGAATGATAAAGGCTTCTTCAGTTTCAGTACAGAAGATGGTTTAGCCAATGAACGCTTTTACAATAACTCCAAGAAAATCACCTCAAAAGGAAATATTCTCTTTGGAGGAGAAAAAGGGATCGATATTTTAAACATTGAGAATTTCAGTTTATCACCTTATGATGTTTTTCCAATAATCTCTATGTTCTATTTAAATGGAGAACACATTCATCCAGGAGAAAAAGTGGATACGAACATCTTATTAGATGATGTGATTCAAAATAAAGCAAAACTACAATTGAATCACGATCAAAACTCTTTCTCTTTTTATTTGGCTACTTTGAATTACACAAAGGGAGATAAGAAGAATTTTAAGTATAAACTTCAAGGAGTTGATCAGGATTGGAAGGAAACAACGGGTGAAAATCATGTAGTAAGGTATAATGGTTTGATGCCCGGAAAATATACCTTCCAAGTGAAAGCTTCGAATGTAGATGGGAAATGGAGTGATCAAGTAAAATCTATCGATATCACGATTACTCCAATTTGGTATAAATCGATTTATGCCTATGTGGTTTATGCTATTCTTTTATTGGCTATTATACTCTTTGTAATGGTGTGGTGGAGACGTAGGGTACACAAAGCCAACGAAGAAAAATATGAACACCTTAAAATGAGAGATGAAAGGATTGAGTATGAACGTAAAGTCAATTTCTTCACTAATTTATCTCACGAATTAAGAACTCCGCTTACCCTAGTTTTAGGACCAATCGAGCAAATTGCCAAAAACAATAAAGTGCAAACCGAATTGCAAGAACCTTTAGGAATTGCCTTTAGAAATGCTCAACGTTTACTCCGTTTAACCGATCAGCTGATGTTTTTAACCAAGAGTCAGCACGGACAAATGCGTTTAAATATCAAGCAAGAAGAATCAAATTTACTGATTAAGGACGCTACTGATGCTTTTAAACATGTAGCGAAAAAGCGTAATGTAAATTATTCTATCAATTATTCAGAACAACTTCAACCTTCTGTATTTATTGATAAAGTGATGTTTGAAGCGGTCTTGTATAACATTCTATCCAATGCCTTTAAATACAATGTAGAGAATGGAGGTGTTTGGGTAACGACATCTACAGTTTCTTTTGAGGAAATTCAAGCCAAGTTTGTGGGGTACAAGGGCAATCAACCTGATAAATATGCGAGACAATATTTAAGAATCGAAGTGAAAGATTCTGGTATTGGTATCAAGAAGGAAGATTTGGAAAGTATTTTTGATCGTTTTTATCAGGTGAAAACGAAAAACGATGCTGGTTCTGGTATTGGTTTGGCTTTCGCTAAATCAATTATTGAGGTGATGAAAGGAATTATTTATGTAGAAAGTGAAGTATCACTTGGTTCTAAATTTACACTTTTGATTCCATCGGATGAAGACTTCTACTCATTAGAGGAAAAAGAGAACGAATCGGCTGAATTGGTATCAAAGTTATTGTATTCGAATACTGAAAAACTACAGTTTGATTCACCTGATGAGAAAAAGGTAGAGGCCGAAAAAGTCGAAAAAGAAGAATTGATTTTGATCGTTGAAAAATCAAAAGAAATACAAGAATATATAGGTAGTATTCTAGAGAAAGAGTACAAAATCATGTTTGCTGAAAACGGATTGGAGGCGTATGAGAAGGTCTTAAAATACTATCCGTCTTTGGTTATTTCTGAAATCTATTTAGAGGGAATGGATGGGCTTCAACTTACAGAAAAAATTAAGTTGGGAGAGAAGACCAAACATACACCTGTGATCTTACTTTCTTCAAATCCGGATACGCAAGAGCGAATAAAAGCCTTAGAATCGGGATCAGATTCTTTTATTGCCAAACCGTTCTCGCCGAAACATATGGATGTAAGGGTGCATCAGTTGCTGAAGGCTAGATCAAATATTATGGTGCTGGATACGAAGGAAACTAAGAAGAAGAAAGCGGCTCCTAAGAAAGTAGAAATTTCTTTTGAAGATCAGGTGAGAATCATCATTGAGAAAAACCTATCAGAGGTAGAATTTTCGATACCAGAATTGGCGAAGGAGTTGGACATGAGTAATATTCAACTTTATCGAAAAATGAAAACCGAGACCGGAATGCCTCCGGTGGAATTTGTGAGAAATATTCGTCTGCAGAAAGCATTGGACCTTTTGAAAACTTCTGATCTGAACATCTCTGAAATTGCTTATGAGGTGGGATTTAATGATCCTCAGTATTTTAGGAAGTCGTTTAAGAAGCAGTTTGGGCAGACGCCGACGCAGTATAGGAAGCCGATTAAAAACTAA
- a CDS encoding discoidin domain-containing protein, translated as MYSILKVLTLTLFLCGSSISLIQAQNTNSEISCSSNDHCPPGYVCEGWPTYKCVPDGSGGGENPTPGNPIANAGANQTVIDTDGDGVESITLDGSGSTADGTIVSFVWSEDGIELGTGETITEDFAVGTHNIELTVTDDQGAKGSTTVLVIVQPFNTTQMNRIGVGDQSVFLSGGNLAWYNFANDFGEKTTNLDYFEQAISDFATRGGNSMRLWVHINGANNPELDANGYTSGLEPSMIQDLRDVLDIAYDHNVVLNLCLWSFDMLNTRDYPIEVSQRARKLLEEEENIDAYINNALIPMVNGLKDHEALLSWEVFNEPEGMSNEFGWDFTDHVPMSVIQRFVNRLSGAIHRADPAALVTNGSWSFKANSDIFSGVEKNYYSDAELIAAGGDADGILDYYQVHYYSWAGTTYSPFVHPASHWELDKPLVIGEFYVENQPGSIAKEDLFPILYNNGYAGAWGWQYRTYDDGDNTDEMHRDDMLDGIKTIDGYPEIAIDPDRNHRPTLIGEINNFRIDKNSNPLVNYVDLNTVFSDPEGTALQFSVETSPQNVVIPSVINGFLSLAFAEEATGDVTVSITATDSGTPATSRSYDFIVSVKEPGTGNLALYQSTSASSVEEGPNTAASVNDGDQLTRWSSLYVDPSWIAIAFDQEYSVNEVRLYWEGSYSSQYEIQVSQDAVSWNTVYTNNDGRGGEDIITFPAVNAKHIRMYGKQRAIEWGHSIYEFEVYGDVPKSISANAGEDQFVSDSDGDGVETITLDGTASTDSEQTITSYEWSENGVSLASGATANVPLGVGIHTITLTVTNNLGVSSTDNVRVIVDDGSFGPQIFEAENAALTSVTVASDATASEGAYVNMEGNGTISWTFNAVSAGTQTIKIGYLLPYGSKDQYVSLNGNSLGSIPFDGPINTWLEKSLTVDLVEGNNTLTITKHWGYMYFDYLSTGGVSNTRVVSIEPSETLAEVVLYPNPATTAFTVKSDHFQSLTIYDMKGVALISSNQKNIDISELGSGIYLVKVYTLNGVKNLRLRVR; from the coding sequence CAGCAGACGGTACAATTGTATCGTTTGTGTGGTCTGAGGACGGTATCGAATTAGGTACAGGAGAAACAATTACAGAAGATTTTGCAGTGGGAACACACAACATTGAACTTACTGTTACCGATGATCAAGGAGCAAAAGGAAGCACAACTGTACTTGTGATTGTTCAACCTTTTAATACCACCCAAATGAATAGAATTGGGGTGGGTGATCAGTCGGTTTTCTTATCGGGAGGAAATTTAGCATGGTACAATTTTGCCAATGACTTCGGTGAAAAAACCACTAATCTGGATTACTTCGAGCAAGCCATTTCTGATTTTGCCACTAGAGGCGGAAACTCGATGAGACTTTGGGTGCATATCAATGGAGCCAACAACCCTGAGTTAGATGCCAACGGCTACACTTCAGGACTTGAACCATCGATGATTCAAGATTTGAGAGATGTTTTGGATATTGCCTATGATCACAATGTGGTATTGAATCTATGTTTATGGTCGTTTGATATGTTGAACACAAGAGATTATCCCATCGAGGTATCTCAAAGAGCTAGAAAACTATTGGAAGAAGAAGAAAATATTGATGCTTACATCAACAATGCTTTGATACCGATGGTGAATGGTTTGAAAGACCACGAAGCATTATTATCGTGGGAGGTTTTCAATGAGCCCGAAGGAATGAGTAACGAATTTGGTTGGGACTTTACGGATCATGTTCCGATGTCTGTGATTCAGAGATTTGTCAATAGACTTTCGGGTGCTATCCATAGAGCAGATCCTGCTGCGTTGGTTACCAACGGTTCTTGGTCGTTTAAAGCAAATTCCGATATTTTCTCAGGAGTAGAAAAAAACTATTATTCAGATGCAGAACTGATCGCGGCAGGTGGAGATGCAGATGGTATTTTGGATTACTATCAGGTGCATTATTACAGTTGGGCTGGCACTACTTATTCTCCTTTTGTACATCCTGCTTCCCATTGGGAACTTGATAAACCTTTGGTGATCGGTGAGTTTTATGTGGAAAACCAACCCGGATCAATTGCCAAAGAAGATTTGTTTCCCATTTTATATAACAATGGATATGCAGGTGCTTGGGGATGGCAGTACAGAACGTACGACGACGGAGATAACACAGATGAAATGCATAGAGATGATATGCTTGATGGCATCAAAACGATTGATGGTTATCCTGAAATTGCTATTGATCCAGATAGAAACCATAGACCAACGCTAATTGGTGAAATCAATAATTTCAGAATCGATAAAAACTCAAACCCGTTAGTTAATTATGTTGATTTAAACACTGTATTTTCAGATCCAGAAGGCACCGCATTACAATTTTCTGTGGAAACTTCTCCTCAAAACGTAGTGATTCCATCAGTGATTAACGGCTTTTTATCTTTGGCATTTGCCGAGGAAGCCACGGGAGATGTGACGGTCAGCATTACAGCAACAGATTCGGGAACACCTGCGACTTCTAGATCGTATGATTTCATCGTCAGCGTCAAAGAACCGGGGACAGGAAATCTTGCTTTATATCAGTCAACTTCAGCATCTTCTGTAGAAGAAGGTCCAAATACTGCTGCTAGTGTAAATGATGGAGATCAATTAACAAGATGGTCGAGTTTGTACGTAGATCCAAGTTGGATTGCCATTGCCTTCGATCAGGAATATTCAGTGAATGAAGTGAGGCTATATTGGGAAGGATCTTACAGTTCTCAGTACGAAATTCAGGTATCGCAAGATGCTGTGTCTTGGAACACTGTATATACCAATAACGATGGCAGAGGTGGTGAAGATATTATCACTTTCCCTGCTGTCAACGCGAAACATATCAGAATGTATGGTAAACAAAGAGCCATTGAGTGGGGACATTCTATTTATGAGTTTGAGGTATACGGAGATGTACCAAAATCGATATCAGCCAATGCGGGAGAAGATCAATTTGTAAGCGATAGCGATGGAGACGGAGTGGAAACGATCACATTAGATGGTACCGCTTCCACAGATTCTGAACAAACTATTACTTCTTACGAGTGGAGTGAAAATGGAGTGTCTCTTGCTTCTGGAGCAACTGCAAATGTTCCTTTAGGTGTGGGAATTCATACGATTACATTAACGGTCACCAATAACCTTGGGGTGAGCAGTACAGATAATGTAAGGGTTATTGTTGATGATGGTAGTTTTGGACCTCAAATTTTTGAAGCCGAAAATGCTGCTTTAACTTCTGTTACAGTTGCTTCAGATGCTACAGCAAGTGAGGGTGCTTACGTGAATATGGAAGGAAATGGTACTATTTCTTGGACATTTAATGCGGTATCTGCTGGAACACAAACCATAAAAATTGGCTATTTATTACCTTATGGAAGTAAGGATCAGTATGTAAGTCTGAACGGAAATTCTCTTGGCAGTATTCCTTTTGATGGCCCAATAAATACATGGTTAGAAAAATCGCTGACCGTTGATCTTGTGGAGGGGAATAACACGCTAACGATCACAAAGCATTGGGGATATATGTACTTTGATTACTTAAGCACGGGTGGTGTATCAAATACTAGAGTGGTATCCATTGAACCGAGTGAAACTCTAGCCGAAGTTGTCCTTTATCCCAACCCGGCAACCACAGCATTTACTGTGAAATCGGATCACTTCCAATCGCTAACAATCTATGATATGAAGGGTGTTGCTTTAATCAGTTCAAACCAAAAAAATATAGATATATCAGAATTAGGTTCAGGTATTTATTTAGTGAAAGTTTACACTCTTAATGGCGTGAAAAATTTACGACTAAGAGTGAGATAA